The following is a genomic window from Niveispirillum cyanobacteriorum.
CATGGCCACGGGGAAAGGTAGGGTCAGCAGAAGTCGGCGGGGTACCCCAGACTGATGCCGGATATAATCCAGCAGCTCCTTGAAACTGTACGCACGCGGACCGCCCAGTTCGTAGGTCTTGCCCGCACAGGCCGGGTCGGTCAGGGCGACCATGACGGCATCGGCGACATCACCGACATAAACTGGCTGGAATCGGGTATGGCCACCGCCGATCAGCGGCAGGAAGGGCAGGACCTTGGCCATCTGTCCGAAGCGGTTAAAGAAGCCATCGCCCGGCCCGAACACAATGGAGGGGCGCAGGATGACCGCATCCGGCATGGCAGCCCGCACCGCGGCCTCCCCCGCCGCCTTGCTGCGCGCATAGGCCGATGGCGAGGCCGCATCGGCACCGATCGCCGATATCTGCACGAAATGACGCGCGCCGGCAGCGGCCGCCGCCCGGGCAATGCGGCTTGCCGCCTGATGCTGCACCCCATCGAAACTGTCGCGGCCCGATGGGGCCAGGATGCCGATCAGGTTGATAACGGCGTCTGCCCCCGTCACGGCAGCGGCCACAGATGCATCGTACCGCGTGTCGGTGACGATGGGCAGCACCTGCCCGACATCGCCCGCCACCTTCATCCAGGACAACAGGCCGGGCCGGCGGGATGGAATGATGACGCGCGCGCCCGCCTGCGCCAGCCGTTTCACCACCTGCCGCCCGATGAAACCGGACCCGCCGAAAACCACCACCGTCCCCAAGGATGCGGACATCGCCCCCTCCCCCACCTTTAAGCGTATGATCTGGATATGGTTCAGGGGTCTTGCATAAAAAGTCGGGCGATCATGAAAAACATCTGTTGACGGCACCGGCGGCGGTCATTATACACCCGCTCCACGACGCGCCGCCCACCGGCAACGATGGAAAGCGCGGTTCGGAAAACGCCCAGATGGCGGAATTGGTAGACGCGCAGGTTTCAGGTACCTGTACCGCAAGGTGTGGAAGTTCGAGTCTTCTTCTGGGCACCATTCCGATGTAACGCTCTTAAGGCCGCCGGTTAGCTCCGGCGGCCTTAAGCGTTTCTGGGCCAATCGCAGTGCGTCAGGAATTGCGTCAAAAAAAATCAACAAACCTGTTGACGCCCGCAAAGCCCCCCTTTATACAGCCGCTCCACGACGCGCCCCCCGACGGCAACGAC
Proteins encoded in this region:
- a CDS encoding complex I NDUFA9 subunit family protein, yielding MSASLGTVVVFGGSGFIGRQVVKRLAQAGARVIIPSRRPGLLSWMKVAGDVGQVLPIVTDTRYDASVAAAVTGADAVINLIGILAPSGRDSFDGVQHQAASRIARAAAAAGARHFVQISAIGADAASPSAYARSKAAGEAAVRAAMPDAVILRPSIVFGPGDGFFNRFGQMAKVLPFLPLIGGGHTRFQPVYVGDVADAVMVALTDPACAGKTYELGGPRAYSFKELLDYIRHQSGVPRRLLLTLPFPVAMLQAFFMELLPGKPLTRDQVTLLRRDNVISGALPGLTDLGITPKAVELVVPTYLR